Within the Mumia flava genome, the region TCGGAGGCGATCACGACGACCGCACCCCTCGCCGTACCGCGCTGGCCCCACCGGTCGTTGAACGCCTGGAGCACCTCGCCCAGCCGCGTCCCGCCGGACCAGTCCGGCACGGTCTGGCCGGCGACGTCGAGCGCCTGGTCCGGATCCCGCAACCGCAGCGCCGGCGTCACCCGGGTCAGCCGGGTGCCGAGGGTGAAGACCTCCACGCGCCGCGGCGACGCCCGCACCACCCGGTGCGCGAGACGCAGCAGGCTGTCGGCGTACGCACTCATCGAGCCCGAGACGTCGATCAGCAGCACGATCCGCCGCTCACGCGTCCCGCGTCGGCGGTAGCGCATCGGCCCGGGCTCGCCCGCTCGACGCAGCTGGTCGCGGAGCGTACGGCCGGGGTCGAGGTCGCCGCGGCGGTGCGGGGTCCGGCGCGGGCTGCGTCGCCGCGGAACCCCGACCCGAAGTCCGGCGAACATCCGCGCGAGCGCGACGCGTTCGGCGCTCGACATCGTCGCGACGTCGCGGTGCCGCAGCGTCTCCGTCCCGCTCGCGATCATGGCGACCTGCTGATCGTCGGTGTCCCCCGCCGCACCGCCGGACTCGCCGTCGTCGAGCGCGGCCTGCACCACGGTCCGCGGCGGCTCGTCACGTCGGCGGCGCAGCACCGGCTCCTCGGGCGTGAACCACGACGCGAACGTGTGGTCGTACGCCGCAAGGTCGTCCGGGCCCGAGCACAGCGTCGCGCGGCCGGCCCAGTACGTCGCCTGCCGATCGGCGACCCCGACCCGGGTGACCGCGTCGACGAACGTCTGGGTGCGGTCCGCGGTGACGTCGAGGCCGGCCGCACGCAGCGCGTGGGCGAACCCGACGAAGACTTCGACGTCCGCCATCGCCCTCCTTCGCCGTTCGGCCCGTCCGACCGGCTACGACGCGAGCAGCGAGTCGAGAGCCAGCCGGACGCGCTCGGTGTCCTCGCGGTACTTGCACACCGCCCCCACGGTCGCGGCAGCCGTCGCGAGGTCCAGCTCGTCACGCCCGAGGCGCTCCAGCGCCCGGGTCCAGTCGAGCGTCTCGGCGACCCCCGGCGGCTTCAGCAGATCGCCGCGGTCGCGCAGCTGCTGCACCACCGTGACCACCTGCTCCGCCATCCGGTCGGAGACCTCCGGCATCCGCGACCGCACGATCTCGACCTCACGGGTCAGGTCGGGATGGTCGATCCAGTGGTAGAGGCAGCGACGCTTCAGCGCGTCGTGCAGCTCGCGGGTGCGGTTCGAGGTGAGGATGACCACCGGCGGCTGCGCCGCGCGGATCGTCCCGAGCTCGGGGATCGTCACCTGGTTGGTCGAGAGCACCTCGAGCAGGAACGCCTCGAACTCGTCGTCGGCCCGGTCGATCTCGTCCACCAGCAGCACCACCGGTGCCTCCCGCAGTGCCCGCAGGATCGGCCGCGCCAGCAGGAACCGCTCGTCGAACAGCGTCTGCTCGACCTCCTCGACCGCAAGATCGCTCGCACCGTCGACCCGCGCAGTCGCCTCGACCGCGCGCAGGTGCAGGATCTGCCGGGAGAAGTCCCAGTCGTACAGCGCCTGCGACGCGTCGATCCCCTCGTAGCACTGGAGCCGGATCAGCGGCAGCCCGTACGCGGCAGCGAGCGCCTCGGCGAGCGCGGTCTTGCCGGTGCCCGGCTCGCCCTCGAGCAGCAGCGGCCGCTGCATCACCAGGGACAGGTACGCGATCGTCGCGAGGCCGTCGTCGGCGAGGTAGCCGGTGCCCGCGAGGGCGCGGGCGAGGTCGTCGCTGCTGGCTGGCTGGTCCACGCGGCCCACCCTAGTCCGCACGCCCCGCGTGGGCGTGCGGCGTCGCGCTCAGGTGCCGACGTCGTCGAGGCGGTCCACGTCCTGCCCGGTCGCGAGGTCGCCGCACTCCACGGCCGCGGCGCCGTGGTCGGCGAGATAGCGTCGCGCGCCTTCGTCGCCCGACAGCGACGCCGCCATCGCCGGCCAGTGCGACCGCCCGACCAGCACCGGGTGCCCCGGGCGGCCGGCGTACGTCGCCCGGGCGAGCGCATCGGGAGCAGCGGTCGTGAGGAGCCGGGCGACGACGTCCGGGCCGACGTCCGGGAGGTCGACCAGCGAGACGAGGCAGGCGTCGGCACCGGTCGTGCCGTCGTCGAGCGCCCGCAGGCCCGTGCGCAGCGACGCCCCCATGCCGACGGACCAGTCGGCCGCCTCGACGATCCGTACGTCCGCGTCCGCCAGCAGCGGGCGTACGGCGTCGGCTGACGCCCCGAGCACGACCACGACCTCCTCGCAGCCGCCGCCGCGCAGCACGTCGACGCCGCGGCGGACCCACGGCGTCCCGTCCGCGGCTCGGACGAGCGCCTTCGGTCGGCCCATCCGCCGACCCGCGCCGGCGGCGAGCAGCACGCCGACCGCACGCACCTGTCGGGTCATGCCCATGATCGTGCCACGGCCCACCGGTGGTGCCTGCGCGGCGCAGGTGTCGCACACTGATCGGGTGACCGAACGACCCGACCCCGCCGAGGTGCTCGCCCACCTCGACCCCGACCTGGTCGCCGCCGACCTCGCGGCGCTGGTCGCGCTCGCGCCCGTCGACGGGACCCCCGGCGAGGTGGCCGCGAGCCACTGGTGCGCCGACCGTCTCACAGAGCTGGGCGCAGCCGTCGACCACTGGGAGGTGGACCTGCCCGAGGTGCGCCAGGAGCCCGACTTCCCCGGCATGGAGGTCGAACGTGCCGAGGCGTGGGGCACCGTCGGTGTGCTGGGCCCGACCGAGACCATCCCCGCGCTGGCGCTCAACGGGCACGTCGACGTCGTGCCGCCCGGTGACCATGCCCTGTGGGCCGACCACGACCCGTTCACGCTCCGCGAGCACGACGGGCGGTGGTACGGACGCGGGACCTGCGACATGCTCGGCGGCGTCGCCGCGATCCTCGGCGCGGCGCACGCGATCCGTGCGTCCGGGATCGACCTCCAGCGGGGGCTCGCCCTGCACACCGTCACCGGCGAGGAGGACGGTGGCCTCGGGACGTACGCGACCCTCCGTCGCGGCCACACCGCCGACGCGTGCGTGATCGCGGAGCCGACAGCGGACAAGGTCGTCACCGACAACGCCGGCTCGCTGACGTTCCGTCTCGTCGTGCGGGGGCGCGCCACGCACGGCTCGATGCGCACGAGCGGGATCAGCGCGCTGGACGCTCTCGACGTCGTGCGGGACGCTCTGCGCGACCTGGAGACGAAGCGCAACGCCGAGATCCCCGACCGGTTCGCGCACCTGATGCTGCCGTGGCCGCTCTCGATCGGAACGATCTACGCCGGCGACTGGGCGAGCACCGTGCCCGACCTCTGCATCGTGGAGGGGCGGTACGGCGTGCGGCCGGGCGAGTCGGTCGCGTCCGCGCGAGCCGAGCTGGTCGCGGCCGTGAACGCCGCGTGCTTCGAGGACCTCTGGTTGCGCGACCACCCGGTCGAGGTCACCTGGCCCGGCGGCGTGTTCGCGCCCGGCCGGCTGCCCGACGACCACGCGCTGCTCGAGGTCGTGCAGGACGCTGCCGTCGCCGCCGGCGCACCCCACCCACCGGCGGTCGGGGCGCCGTACGGGTCTGACCTGCGGCTCTACAGCGCCACGGGCGTCCCGACCGTCCAGTACGGGCCGGGCGACATCCTGCACGCGCACGCGGTCAACGAGTCGGTCGCGATCGACGAGGTGATGCGCTGCGCCGGCGCGTACGTGCTGACCGCGCTCGCCCACTGCACGTAGCGTCGGCCGGTCTGCGCAGGGCTGGGCGCCCTGACGCTGTGCCGGGTCAGGAGGCGCCGCTCAGCGCTCGCCCTTGCGGCGGCCGAGCATCCGGCGGACCCGGGCCTCGTCCTGCCCGAGCACCTTGGCCATGATCTGGACACGGAAGAACCAGATCACGGCGAGCACGACGACGATCAGGAGCAGGTACTTCATGGCTCCACCCTACGGGGCGAGGTTAGCCTCGTGGGGTGGACCGTCGACGGATCGCGCTGCTCGCGGCCGCGAGCCTGCTCGTGGCCGTGCCGACGAGCGCGGAGGCACGCCCGGTCGCGGGCGGCGGCGTGGACCCCGACGCGCGCGCCGGACCGCTCGCCGGACGGGTGATCGTGATCGACCCCGGCCACCAGCTCGGCAACGCGCGCCACCCGGCCCAGATCAACCAGCTCGTCCCCGCCGGAGGGTTTCGCAAGGCCTGCAACACCACCGGGACAGCCACGAACGCAGGTTGGCCCGAGGCGACGTTCGTGTTCCGGGTCGCGAAGCGGCTGCGCGCTCGGCTGCGCGACCTGGGCGCACGCGTCGTGATGACCCGAACCCGCAACAGCCTGAAGCTGTGGGGTCCGTGCGTCGACGTCCGGGGCAAGCTCGGCAACCGCGGCTTCCGCGGCCGTGCACGCCCGGCCGACGCCAAGGTCAGCATCCACGCCGACGGGTCGACGAGCGGCGGACGCGGGTTCCACGTGATCGTCTCGACCAAGCGGCACCGTGCCTCCGGCACCGTCGGGTTCGGACGTGACGTCCGGCGGGCGCTGGCGCAGCGCGGGTTCCGGAAGGCGAACTACATCGCGGGCGGGGACGGCTTCGACATCAGGGGCGACCTCGCGACCCTCAACCTCAGCCGGATCCCGACCGTCATGGTCGAGCTCGGCAACATGCGCAACCGCCGCGAGGCGAAGGTGATGCACAGCAAGCGTGGCCAGAAGCGGTACGCCCGTGCCCTCGCCGCCGGCGTCCGACGGTCGCTGCTGGGCTGAGGCGGCTTCGGGCTGTCGGCCGTACGGCGAGGCTCGCGCGGCGCCCGCGCAGCGCGACGACGTGGAGGGTCGTTCTCATTCTCGCGCACACCGTGCGCGCACGGTGTGCGCGAGAATGAGCCGACGGCGGCCACAACCGTGTGGGACTACCTCCGGCCACGACCGTCGGCGGGACGACGAGGCGACGGTCGCAGGCGGCCTCGTGACCCGCGCGCGCCGAGCGACGCACCTACGCTCGGTCTGTGCAGCTCCAGACTCGGGCGACCAAGGACCTCGGTGGCTCCGCGCTGCGCCAGATCCGCGCATTCCTCGTCCGCAGCTTCGACGGCGATCTCGGCGCCGAGGACTGGGAGCACACCCTCGGTGGCACCCACGTGCTCGCGTACCGCTCGGGCGTGCTCCTCGGGCACGCGTCCGTCGTCACCCGGACGCTCTGGATCGGCACCCGCTCGTACGCCACCGGGTACGTCGAGGGTGTGGCGGTGGCGGCGACGCGGCGCCGGCGCGGCCTCGGGACCGCACTCATGGGCGAGGTCGCCCGCCTGATCGAGGACGGCTA harbors:
- a CDS encoding vWA domain-containing protein, which produces MADVEVFVGFAHALRAAGLDVTADRTQTFVDAVTRVGVADRQATYWAGRATLCSGPDDLAAYDHTFASWFTPEEPVLRRRRDEPPRTVVQAALDDGESGGAAGDTDDQQVAMIASGTETLRHRDVATMSSAERVALARMFAGLRVGVPRRRSPRRTPHRRGDLDPGRTLRDQLRRAGEPGPMRYRRRGTRERRIVLLIDVSGSMSAYADSLLRLAHRVVRASPRRVEVFTLGTRLTRVTPALRLRDPDQALDVAGQTVPDWSGGTRLGEVLQAFNDRWGQRGTARGAVVVIASDGWERGDPALLGEQVARLQRLAHRVVWANPHSGRPGYAPVQGGIAAAYPHLDALVAGHSLAAFQEVLDRVAEA
- a CDS encoding GNAT family N-acetyltransferase, whose product is MQLQTRATKDLGGSALRQIRAFLVRSFDGDLGAEDWEHTLGGTHVLAYRSGVLLGHASVVTRTLWIGTRSYATGYVEGVAVAATRRRRGLGTALMGEVARLIEDGYDLGALASTDLALPFYGAAGWIPWRGPTSVVRPDGSAVRTPEDDGSVFVLPCGHVLDASAPISCDWRRGDVW
- a CDS encoding AAA family ATPase encodes the protein MDQPASSDDLARALAGTGYLADDGLATIAYLSLVMQRPLLLEGEPGTGKTALAEALAAAYGLPLIRLQCYEGIDASQALYDWDFSRQILHLRAVEATARVDGASDLAVEEVEQTLFDERFLLARPILRALREAPVVLLVDEIDRADDEFEAFLLEVLSTNQVTIPELGTIRAAQPPVVILTSNRTRELHDALKRRCLYHWIDHPDLTREVEIVRSRMPEVSDRMAEQVVTVVQQLRDRGDLLKPPGVAETLDWTRALERLGRDELDLATAAATVGAVCKYREDTERVRLALDSLLAS
- a CDS encoding ArgE/DapE family deacylase; the encoded protein is MTERPDPAEVLAHLDPDLVAADLAALVALAPVDGTPGEVAASHWCADRLTELGAAVDHWEVDLPEVRQEPDFPGMEVERAEAWGTVGVLGPTETIPALALNGHVDVVPPGDHALWADHDPFTLREHDGRWYGRGTCDMLGGVAAILGAAHAIRASGIDLQRGLALHTVTGEEDGGLGTYATLRRGHTADACVIAEPTADKVVTDNAGSLTFRLVVRGRATHGSMRTSGISALDALDVVRDALRDLETKRNAEIPDRFAHLMLPWPLSIGTIYAGDWASTVPDLCIVEGRYGVRPGESVASARAELVAAVNAACFEDLWLRDHPVEVTWPGGVFAPGRLPDDHALLEVVQDAAVAAGAPHPPAVGAPYGSDLRLYSATGVPTVQYGPGDILHAHAVNESVAIDEVMRCAGAYVLTALAHCT
- a CDS encoding nucleotidyltransferase family protein produces the protein MTRQVRAVGVLLAAGAGRRMGRPKALVRAADGTPWVRRGVDVLRGGGCEEVVVVLGASADAVRPLLADADVRIVEAADWSVGMGASLRTGLRALDDGTTGADACLVSLVDLPDVGPDVVARLLTTAAPDALARATYAGRPGHPVLVGRSHWPAMAASLSGDEGARRYLADHGAAAVECGDLATGQDVDRLDDVGT
- a CDS encoding N-acetylmuramoyl-L-alanine amidase; translation: MDRRRIALLAAASLLVAVPTSAEARPVAGGGVDPDARAGPLAGRVIVIDPGHQLGNARHPAQINQLVPAGGFRKACNTTGTATNAGWPEATFVFRVAKRLRARLRDLGARVVMTRTRNSLKLWGPCVDVRGKLGNRGFRGRARPADAKVSIHADGSTSGGRGFHVIVSTKRHRASGTVGFGRDVRRALAQRGFRKANYIAGGDGFDIRGDLATLNLSRIPTVMVELGNMRNRREAKVMHSKRGQKRYARALAAGVRRSLLG